From a region of the Carassius auratus strain Wakin chromosome 31, ASM336829v1, whole genome shotgun sequence genome:
- the LOC113051103 gene encoding microphthalmia-associated transcription factor-like isoform X1 encodes MLEMLEYSHYQVQTHLESPSKYHIQQTQRQQVKHYLSSALGANLSPQPSQPTEHGMPPGPGASGPNSPMALLNLNCEKEMDDVIEDIIGLESSYNDDILGFMDAGLQMTNTIPVSGNLMDMYNNHAVSPAGLINSSCSSNLPAVKRELSVAPGPGMMHIMDKPGSCGKFETYQRPEGFPVEAEVRAFAKERQKKDNHNLIERRRRFNINDRIKELGTLIPKSNDPDMRWNKGTILKASVDYIRRLQKEQHKAKELENRQKRLELANRHLLLRIQELEMQARAHGLAVVASPSLYSTELVARAIKQEPGMGECTNDLYPHLPSPDLSRTTTLDLNNGTISYNDSSTEEGESGVYDSANKASTKLEDMLMDNSLSPVGSSDPLLSSGSPIPSNSSSSSRSSMDEHENGF; translated from the exons aTGTTGGAGATGCTAGAGTACAGTCACTACCAG GTGCAAACCCACCTGGAGAGCCCCTCCAAGTACCACATCCAACAGACCCAGAGGCAGCAGGTGAAGCATTACCTGTCCAGTGCACTGGGAGCCAACTTAAGCCCACAGCCCAGCCAGCCCACAGAGCACGGCATGCCCCCTGGACCAGGAGCCAGTGGTCCCAATAGCCCTATGGCACTTCTCAACCTCAACTGTGAGAAAGAG ATGGACGACGTAATTGAAGACATCATAGGTTTGGAATCAAGCTACAATGATGACATTTTAGGATTTATGGATGCAGGACTTCAAATGACTAATACG ATTCCAGTTTCTGGAAACCTGATGGACATGTACAACAATCATGCTGTTTCTCCAGCTGGGCTTATTAACAGCTCCTGCTCATCTAACCTACCGGCCGTCAAAAGGGAATTATCTG TTGCCCCAGGACCTGGCATGATGCACATAATGGACAAGCCTGGATCATGTGGCAAGTTTGAGACTTATCAAAGGCCTGAAGGCTTTCCAGTAG AAGCAGAGGTCAGAGCCTTTGCGAAAGAGAGACAAAAGAAAGACAACCACAACCTCA TTGAAAGGAGGCGGCGTTTTAATATAAATGATAGAATTAAGGAGCTGGGGACATTAATTCCCAAGTCAAATGATCC AGACATGAGGTGGAATAAGGGCACCATCCTGAAAGCTTCAGTGGATTATATTAGGAGACTGCAGAAAGAGCAGCATAAAGCTAAAGAGctggaaaacagacaaaagagacTAGAACTTGCCAACAGACATCTCCTGCTTCGTATTCAG GAGCTTGAGATGCAGGCCCGTGCTCATGGACTCGCCGTTGTAGCCTCTCCCAGCCTTTATTCCACTGAGCTGGTGGCTCGAGCCATCAAACAAGAGCCTGGTATGGGGGAATGCACAAACGATTTGTACCCACACCTGCCCAGTCCTGACCTGTCCCGTACCACCACTCTGGACCTCAACAATGGCACCATCAGCTACAACGACAGCTCCACGGAGGAAGGGGAATCAGGGGTCTATGACAGTGCCAACAAGGCCTCCACCAAGCTGGAGGACATGCTCATGGACAACAGTCTGTCTCCAGTGGGCAGCAGTGACCCCCTGTTGTCCTCTGGCTCCCCCATCCCatccaacagcagcagcagcagcagaagcagtATGGATGAACATGAAAATGGCTTTTAG
- the LOC113051103 gene encoding microphthalmia-associated transcription factor-like isoform X2: MPPGPGASGPNSPMALLNLNCEKEMDDVIEDIIGLESSYNDDILGFMDAGLQMTNTIPVSGNLMDMYNNHAVSPAGLINSSCSSNLPAVKRELSVAPGPGMMHIMDKPGSCGKFETYQRPEGFPVEAEVRAFAKERQKKDNHNLIERRRRFNINDRIKELGTLIPKSNDPDMRWNKGTILKASVDYIRRLQKEQHKAKELENRQKRLELANRHLLLRIQELEMQARAHGLAVVASPSLYSTELVARAIKQEPGMGECTNDLYPHLPSPDLSRTTTLDLNNGTISYNDSSTEEGESGVYDSANKASTKLEDMLMDNSLSPVGSSDPLLSSGSPIPSNSSSSSRSSMDEHENGF, encoded by the exons ATGCCCCCTGGACCAGGAGCCAGTGGTCCCAATAGCCCTATGGCACTTCTCAACCTCAACTGTGAGAAAGAG ATGGACGACGTAATTGAAGACATCATAGGTTTGGAATCAAGCTACAATGATGACATTTTAGGATTTATGGATGCAGGACTTCAAATGACTAATACG ATTCCAGTTTCTGGAAACCTGATGGACATGTACAACAATCATGCTGTTTCTCCAGCTGGGCTTATTAACAGCTCCTGCTCATCTAACCTACCGGCCGTCAAAAGGGAATTATCTG TTGCCCCAGGACCTGGCATGATGCACATAATGGACAAGCCTGGATCATGTGGCAAGTTTGAGACTTATCAAAGGCCTGAAGGCTTTCCAGTAG AAGCAGAGGTCAGAGCCTTTGCGAAAGAGAGACAAAAGAAAGACAACCACAACCTCA TTGAAAGGAGGCGGCGTTTTAATATAAATGATAGAATTAAGGAGCTGGGGACATTAATTCCCAAGTCAAATGATCC AGACATGAGGTGGAATAAGGGCACCATCCTGAAAGCTTCAGTGGATTATATTAGGAGACTGCAGAAAGAGCAGCATAAAGCTAAAGAGctggaaaacagacaaaagagacTAGAACTTGCCAACAGACATCTCCTGCTTCGTATTCAG GAGCTTGAGATGCAGGCCCGTGCTCATGGACTCGCCGTTGTAGCCTCTCCCAGCCTTTATTCCACTGAGCTGGTGGCTCGAGCCATCAAACAAGAGCCTGGTATGGGGGAATGCACAAACGATTTGTACCCACACCTGCCCAGTCCTGACCTGTCCCGTACCACCACTCTGGACCTCAACAATGGCACCATCAGCTACAACGACAGCTCCACGGAGGAAGGGGAATCAGGGGTCTATGACAGTGCCAACAAGGCCTCCACCAAGCTGGAGGACATGCTCATGGACAACAGTCTGTCTCCAGTGGGCAGCAGTGACCCCCTGTTGTCCTCTGGCTCCCCCATCCCatccaacagcagcagcagcagcagaagcagtATGGATGAACATGAAAATGGCTTTTAG
- the eevs gene encoding uncharacterized protein eevs, with product MHLMTLFNDATNMERAEEPLTVNPSEVRHPAVPYHPSLENSAMENLNRQKETVFSLVQVKGTWKRKAGQNVKQGLKGRVSAAKIYESSSSSGTTWTVVTPITFTYTVTQTKNLLDPSNDTLLLGHIRDTQQLEAVRSSTKPLKRFIVMDEVVYNLYGSQVTDYLEARHVLYRILPLPTTEENKSMEMALKILEEVHQFGIDRRTEPIIAIGGGVCLDIVGLAASLYRRRTPYIRVPTTLLSYIDASVGAKTGVNFANCKNKLGTYIAPVAAFLDRSFIQTIPRRHISNGLAEMLKMALMKHRGLFELLEMQGQFLLDSKFQSGMVLEDGHIDPASVSTRVAIETMLEELAPNLWEDDLDRLVDFGHLISPELEMKVLPALLHGEAVNIDMAYMVYVACEMGLLSEQEKFRIVCCMLGLELPVWHQDCTFALVQKSLRDRLQHSGGLVRMPLPTGLGRAEIFNDTDEGTLFRAYEKWCDELSTGSLR from the exons ATGCACCTCATGACATTATTTAATGACGCTACAAATATGGAGAGAGCTGAGGAACCTTTAACAGTTAATCCATCTGAAGTTCGCCATCCAGCTGTTCCTTACCATCCATCTTTGGAGAACTCGGCGATGGAGAACCTCAACAGACAGAAGGAAACCGTATTCAGCCTGGTGCAGGTGAAGGGGACGTGGAAACGCAAAGCAGGGCAAAATGTGAAGCAAGGATTAAAAGGACGAGTGTCAGCTGCTAAAAT TTACGAAAGCAGCTCCTCTAGTGGCACCACCTGGACAGTGGTCACCCCCATCACCTTCACATATACAGTTACTCAGACAAAAAATCTTCTTGACCCCAGCAATGATACTCTGCTTTTGGGCCACATCAGAGACACTCAGCAGCTTGAGGCCGTACGGTCCAGCACCAAGCCCTTAAAACGCTTCATAGTCATGGATGAGGTAGTATACAATCTCTATGGTTCTCAGGTTACAGACTACCTCGAAGCCAGACATGTACTGTACCGGATCCTGCCCCTGCCCACGACGGAGGAGAACAAGTCCATGGAAATGGCCCTGAAGATTCTGGAGGAAGTCCACCAGTTTGGTATCGACCGGCGTACGGAGCCCATCATCGCCATCGGAGGTGGAGTCTGCCTGGATATTGTGGGTCTCGCAGCATCCCTCTACAGACGGCGCACTCCATATATTCGTGTTCCCACTACCCTTTTGTCATACATTGATGCTAGCGTCGGAGCAAAGACGGGCGTGAATTTCGCAAATTGCAAGAACAAGCTAGGCACCTACATTGCACCTGTTGCTGCCTTCTTAGACAGGTCGTTTATACAGACAATTCCTCGCAGACACATATCTAATGGTCTTGCAGAAATgttaaag atgGCTCTCATGAAGCACAGAGGGCTGTTTGAACTTCTGGAAATGCAGGGGCAGTTCCTTTTAGACTCAAAGTTCCAGTCTGGCATGGTTCTAGAAGACGGCCACATTGACCCTGCTTCTGTTTCTACCCGTGTCGCTATAGAAACCATGTTAGAAGAATTGGCCCCAAACCTGTGGGAGGATGATCTTGACAGACTGGTTGACTTCGGTCACCTGATCAGCCCAGAACTAGAGATG aaagtcCTACCAGCTTTACTCCACGGTGAGGCAGTGAATATTGATATGGCCTACATGGTGTATGTGGCCTGTGAGATGGGGTTGCTCTCAGAGCAGGAGAAGTTCAGGATCGTCTGTTGCATGTTGGGGCTGGAGCTACCAGTGTGGCATCAAGACTGCACCTTTGCTTTGGTTCAGAAATCTCTACGTGACAGACTTCAACACTCTGGAGGGCTTGTGAGAATGCCTTTACCAACAGGCCTTGGAAGAGCTG AAATCTTCAACGACACTGATGAAGGCACTCTGTTCCGGGCTTATGAGAAGTGGTGCGATGAACTCAGCACAGGTTCACTTCGATGA
- the LOC113050481 gene encoding uncharacterized protein LOC113050481 isoform X1 translates to MLRRFAMQAAKVSDTPVEFVTEYLLKAKEIAENNANVPAELCDNLQKALDLASGLDGYLEQMSSQESEPLAELYRKSISHDWNKVHEDGKTFFRLPITCITGQVEGQVLKMLVHMSKAKRVLEIGMFTGYGALSMAEALPENGQLIACELEPYLKEFAQPIFDKSPHGKKITVKTGPAMDTLKELAATGEQFDMVFIDADKHNYINYYKFLLDHNLLRIDGVICVDNTLFKGRVYLKDSADDFGKALRDFNQFVTDDPRVEQVIIPLRDGLTIIRRLRYTPQANTQLKSTVTYDEVFRGVQGKQVLDRLRLDGKVAYVTGAGQGIGRAFAHALGEAGAKVAIVDMDEGKAENVAHELTLKGISSMAVAADISQPEDVQKMIDDIVSKWGTIHIACNNAGINKNSASEDTSLEEWDQTFSINLRGTFMCCQAAGRVMLKQGYGKIINTASMASLIVPHPQKQLSYNTSKAGVVKLTQTLGTEWIDRGIRVNCISPGIVDTPLIHSESLEPLVQRWLSDIPAGRLAQVTDLQAAVVYLASDASDYMTGHNLVIEGGQSLW, encoded by the exons ATGCTACGAAGATTCGCTATGCAGGCAGCAAAAG TTTCAGACACTCCTGTGGAATTTGTCACAGAGTACCTGCTGAAGGCTAAAGAGATCGCAGAGAATAATGCAAATGTTCCCGCTGAGCTGTGTGATAATCTTCAGAAGGCCCTGGACCTGGCTAGCGGATTGGATGGTTACCTTGAACAAATGAGCAGCCAGGAAAGTGAACCGTTGGCTGAGTTGTATAG gaAATCTATTTCTCATGACTGGAATAAGGTGCATGAGGATGGAAAAACCTTTTTCAGGCTTCCTATTACATGCATCACTGGACAGGTAGAAG GTCAGGTATTAAAGATGCTGGTCCATATGAGCAAAGCAAAGAGGGTCTTAGAGATAGGAATGTTCACAGGATATGGGGCTTTGTCAATGGCCGAGGCCTTACCAGAGAATGGCCAACTTATTGCATGTGAGCTCGAGCCTTACCTGAAAGAATTCGCACAACCTATATTTGACAAGTCTCCTCATGGCAAAAAGATAACTGTGAAGACTGGGCCTGCTATGGACACCCTGAAG GAATTAGCTGCCACGGGAGAGCAGTTTGACATGGTTTTCATCGACGCAGACAAACATAACTACATCAACTATTACAAGTTCCTCCTGGACCATAACCTGCTGCGGATAGATGGTGTTATATGTGTTGACAACACACTGTTTAAAGGGAGAGTTTACCTCAAGGACTCAGCAGATGATTTTGGAAAAGCCTTGCGAGATTTTAATCAGTTCGTCACAGATGATCCTCGAGTAGAGCAG GTCATTATTCCTCTGAGAGATGGCCTCACTATAATACGAAGACTGCGCTACACACCTCAGGCAAACACACAGCTGAAG AGCACAGTGACGTATGATGAGGTTTTCAGAGGAGTTCAAGGGAAACAAGTGCTGGACAGGTTACGTTTGGATGGAAAAGTGGCCTATGTGACTGGGGCTGGTCAGGGCATCGGCAGGGCCTTCGCACATGCTCTTGGAGAGGCTGGAGCCAAAGTCGCCATCGTAGACATGGACGAAGGAAAAGCAGAGAATGTGGCCCATGAACTGACTTTGAAAG GCATTTCAAGCATGGCTGTGGCCGCAGACATCAGCCAACCAGAGGACGTTCAGAAGATGATTGATGACATTGTTTCTAAATGGGGAACAATTCACATCGCTTGTAACAACGCTGGCATCAACAAGAACTCAGCTAGTGAGGACACTAGTCTAGAAGAATGGGACCAAACCTTTAGCATTAACCTCAGAGGGACTTTCATGTGTTGCCAG GCGGCCGGTCGTGTCATGCTGAAGCAAGGATACGGCAAGATAATCAACACCGCTTCCATGGCCAGTTTAATAG TGCCACATCCGCAGAAGCAACTGTCCTATAATACATCCAAAGCTGGGGTAGTTAAGCTCACACAAACCTTGGGCACAGAGTGGATCGATCGAGGCATTCGAGTCAATTGCATCTCCCC TGGTATTGTTGACACCCCTCTCATCCATTCAGAGAGTCTGGAGCCTCTAGTTCAGCGCTGGCTGTCAGATATCCCAGCCGGACGACTGGCTCAAGTGACAGACCTCCAAGCTGCAGTGGTATACTTGGCATCTGACGCCTCTGACTACATGACAGGGCATAACTTAGTCATAGAGGGTGGTCAGAGTCTGTGGTAG
- the LOC113050481 gene encoding probable NADP-dependent mannitol dehydrogenase isoform X2, translated as MSSQESEPLAELYRKSISHDWNKVHEDGKTFFRLPITCITGQVEGQVLKMLVHMSKAKRVLEIGMFTGYGALSMAEALPENGQLIACELEPYLKEFAQPIFDKSPHGKKITVKTGPAMDTLKELAATGEQFDMVFIDADKHNYINYYKFLLDHNLLRIDGVICVDNTLFKGRVYLKDSADDFGKALRDFNQFVTDDPRVEQVIIPLRDGLTIIRRLRYTPQANTQLKSTVTYDEVFRGVQGKQVLDRLRLDGKVAYVTGAGQGIGRAFAHALGEAGAKVAIVDMDEGKAENVAHELTLKGISSMAVAADISQPEDVQKMIDDIVSKWGTIHIACNNAGINKNSASEDTSLEEWDQTFSINLRGTFMCCQAAGRVMLKQGYGKIINTASMASLIVPHPQKQLSYNTSKAGVVKLTQTLGTEWIDRGIRVNCISPGIVDTPLIHSESLEPLVQRWLSDIPAGRLAQVTDLQAAVVYLASDASDYMTGHNLVIEGGQSLW; from the exons ATGAGCAGCCAGGAAAGTGAACCGTTGGCTGAGTTGTATAG gaAATCTATTTCTCATGACTGGAATAAGGTGCATGAGGATGGAAAAACCTTTTTCAGGCTTCCTATTACATGCATCACTGGACAGGTAGAAG GTCAGGTATTAAAGATGCTGGTCCATATGAGCAAAGCAAAGAGGGTCTTAGAGATAGGAATGTTCACAGGATATGGGGCTTTGTCAATGGCCGAGGCCTTACCAGAGAATGGCCAACTTATTGCATGTGAGCTCGAGCCTTACCTGAAAGAATTCGCACAACCTATATTTGACAAGTCTCCTCATGGCAAAAAGATAACTGTGAAGACTGGGCCTGCTATGGACACCCTGAAG GAATTAGCTGCCACGGGAGAGCAGTTTGACATGGTTTTCATCGACGCAGACAAACATAACTACATCAACTATTACAAGTTCCTCCTGGACCATAACCTGCTGCGGATAGATGGTGTTATATGTGTTGACAACACACTGTTTAAAGGGAGAGTTTACCTCAAGGACTCAGCAGATGATTTTGGAAAAGCCTTGCGAGATTTTAATCAGTTCGTCACAGATGATCCTCGAGTAGAGCAG GTCATTATTCCTCTGAGAGATGGCCTCACTATAATACGAAGACTGCGCTACACACCTCAGGCAAACACACAGCTGAAG AGCACAGTGACGTATGATGAGGTTTTCAGAGGAGTTCAAGGGAAACAAGTGCTGGACAGGTTACGTTTGGATGGAAAAGTGGCCTATGTGACTGGGGCTGGTCAGGGCATCGGCAGGGCCTTCGCACATGCTCTTGGAGAGGCTGGAGCCAAAGTCGCCATCGTAGACATGGACGAAGGAAAAGCAGAGAATGTGGCCCATGAACTGACTTTGAAAG GCATTTCAAGCATGGCTGTGGCCGCAGACATCAGCCAACCAGAGGACGTTCAGAAGATGATTGATGACATTGTTTCTAAATGGGGAACAATTCACATCGCTTGTAACAACGCTGGCATCAACAAGAACTCAGCTAGTGAGGACACTAGTCTAGAAGAATGGGACCAAACCTTTAGCATTAACCTCAGAGGGACTTTCATGTGTTGCCAG GCGGCCGGTCGTGTCATGCTGAAGCAAGGATACGGCAAGATAATCAACACCGCTTCCATGGCCAGTTTAATAG TGCCACATCCGCAGAAGCAACTGTCCTATAATACATCCAAAGCTGGGGTAGTTAAGCTCACACAAACCTTGGGCACAGAGTGGATCGATCGAGGCATTCGAGTCAATTGCATCTCCCC TGGTATTGTTGACACCCCTCTCATCCATTCAGAGAGTCTGGAGCCTCTAGTTCAGCGCTGGCTGTCAGATATCCCAGCCGGACGACTGGCTCAAGTGACAGACCTCCAAGCTGCAGTGGTATACTTGGCATCTGACGCCTCTGACTACATGACAGGGCATAACTTAGTCATAGAGGGTGGTCAGAGTCTGTGGTAG